In the genome of Phlebotomus papatasi isolate M1 chromosome 2, Ppap_2.1, whole genome shotgun sequence, one region contains:
- the LOC129801060 gene encoding uncharacterized protein LOC129801060, with the protein MIHIIQLTQPKIIFGSEFAIEKVFDTSKKFSFVEKVIQYGDTVLIDGIRAFEDILKDKRYTIREEDYVYPKKDLNRNAMIALSSGTTGLSKGVQITESNLMATLSILKELTNLRRANNPVILSSTPWSQVLGFITQIRCVVEDFTVIFIPRFEERLFLNCIEKDKVTHLMINPHTILFLAKSPLIMDYDLSSLQILICGGATLNEELEKNVKVRIPNLIGIRQGYGLSETFVAISCIGIKTKPGSVGTVVKGTYCKVVDLATGKSLGPNETGELYLKSLQTMKGYIGNDAATKEAFDPEGWLRTGDLGYYDEDEFFFIVDRIKEVIKYRALQVPPAELEALLLSHPKIADAGVTGIPNEADGEHPIAFVVKKPNEEITEQEIKDYIANLVIDIKRLRGGVRFVNSIPKNAMGKILRRELKKLIDNI; encoded by the exons ATGATCCATATAATTCAACTGACtcaacctaaaataatatttgGCTCAGAATTCGCCATTGAGAAGGTCTTCGACACGTCTAAAAAATTCTCCTTCGTTGAAAAAGTTATTCAATACGGAGATACTGTGTTAATTGATGGAATTCGTGCTTTTGAGGATATTCTAAAGGACAAGAGATATACCATACGCGAGGAAGACTATGTGTATCCAAAGAAAGATCTCAATAGGAATGCTATGATTGCGCTGTCTTCAGGAACAACAGGACTCTCAAAAGGAGTGCAGATCACTGAATCGAATCTTATGGCCACATTATCAATTTTAAA AGAATTGACTAATCTTCGTAGAGCGAATAATCCCGTCATCCTAAGTTCCACTCCATGGTCACAGGTTCTCGGTTTTATTACGCAAATTAGATGCGTAGTTGAAGACTTTACTGTCATTTTCATCCCGAGATTTGAAGAACGTCTATTCTTGAACTGCATTGAAAAGGACAAAGTTACCCATCTTATGATTAATCCTCACACGATATTGTTTTTGGCTAAAAGTCCCCTTATAATGGATTACGACCTATCTAGTCTCCAAATATTGATTTGCGGAGGAGCTACTTTGAATGAagaattggaaaaaaatgtcaaagtaAGAATACCTAATCTCATAGGCATTCGCCAGGGATACGGTCTTTCTGAAACATTTGTGGCTATAAGCTGCATTGGTATAAAGACTAAACCAGGAAGTGTTGGAACTGTTGTAAAAGGAACCTATTGCAAAGTTGTTGACTTAGCAACTGGTAAGAGCCTTGGACCCAATGAAACAGGAGAATTGTACCTCAAAAGTCTACAAACCATGAAGGGTTATATTGGGAATGATGCTGCTACGAAGGAAGCATTCGATCCTGAAGGATGGCTTCGTACAGGAGATCTTGGATATTACGATGAAGACGAATTCTTCTTCATTGTGGATCGGATAAAAGAAGTGATTAAATATAGAGCATTGCAAGTGCCGCCAGCTGAACTAGAAGCTCTCCTTCTGAGTCACCCCAAGATCGCTGATGCAGGTGTTACCGGGATTCCGAATGAGGCTGATGGTGAGCATCCAATAGCTTTTGTGGTGAAGAAGCCAAATGAGGAAATTACTGAACAGGAGATAAAGGACTACATTGCCAATCTTGTAATCGACATCAAAAGATTGCGGGGTGGAGTAAGATTCGTAAACAGTATACCTAAAAACGCAATGGGTAAAATTCTCAGGAGAgagcttaaaaaattaattgataatatATAA